Part of the Paroedura picta isolate Pp20150507F chromosome 3, Ppicta_v3.0, whole genome shotgun sequence genome is shown below.
GATGGGGAGGAAGAAGGACAAATAGTGGGAAGGGAGAGTTTCTGATACGGCCATGGTTTGCAGAGAGAAGAATGGCATCCTAAGAATGttaagggaagccattttgtaacacACGTTTTGTGGCTGCAAGCACCACGCTATACCCCAAAGGACGCTTGGACGAATTTTCTTTGGCCCTACGAGCCAGCTCCAAAATTTCAGAGCCAGGTTAATTTTCAGCCTTTTGGGATTTTGTATTTTAGTTACTACCACAAACCCGTAATCTGTATCCATCACAAATGTATTCAAGCTATGATAAAACTATCATTGTGTCTAAAAAGGGCTAAGCTTGTTTGTCATCCCACAACAGAAAACTGCCCTCTAACCCTGACCAAACCACCCTAAATTTCCCATGATATTTTGGTGTCATGGTGatgagtgtagacttctaatatggcatgccgggttcaattctgcactcccccacatgcaaccagctgggtgaccttgggctcaccacagcactgagaaagatggtctgactgagcagaaatatcagggctctctcagcctcacccacctcacagggtgtctgttgtggggagaggaaagggaaggagactgtaagccgctttgagcctccttcgggtagagaaaagcggcatagaagaaccaacttttattattattattattcatttagaAAACTCAAATTATTACGGCAGGGTGAAAATGACTAAGAAAGGAATGCATCAGCTGCCGCTAAATGGTAATGAATTTAACATATAAATAAGCGGTGACAAGAACTTCACCGACATGTATTTTTATGTCCTACAGCAAAACACATTCTAACGTAGAATGACAAGTTTTGTCCTCTACTGAAGATCAATGAGATGTTTAAATGACACCATCGCTAAAAACATTAAGCAACACAATGAAATTCCTGGGAGCCATGGCAACCCGGCACCTGGGATTCCTCAAGTCCCGTCCTGAACCCAAAATTTCACCACAATCAGTTTTAGCTAACATGTCCCACGCCTGATTTCTCACCGTGCTCCTGAGGTTCGTTGGCTGGAGGTCAGAGCAAGGACAACCGCCAAGCTCACAAAGTGGAAGAGGATGGAGTAGACGGCATTGGACTTCCCCACCACAAAGTGGTGCAGGAACGCCACGTGGTTGAAGATTTCGGCAAACACCACCCGCTGCTCGACTGCTGAATCTTGCAAGTCGTGGAAGGCTTGACGGATACCTGTCAAGAGAACATATCTCTTGGCAGAACTTCACCTGCTCCCCCTGAGAGGTGACAGCTCATCTCTCCTCCCCAAGTCCTCCTTGGGCATGGCAggtaggtgtggccagctgacaccatttCCAGCCTGGTTCCAGGGTTCTTTGAAGCCCAAAAAGTATTTAAGGGTCAATAGCATGGTCTATGCAGACTGGCAGTGTCTCTCCAGGTTCTCTCTTTCCCATTGCttgctacctggtccttttagctgtaGATGCCGGgtactgaacctgggacattcagTGCATCCAGGagatgctctaccgctgagccaaTGACCCTGCCCTTTCAAGCTGCCTCATACTCAATCAGACCCTTTTGGTCCGTCGAAGTCAGTATTTGCTCCAACTGGCagtaactctccagggtctcaggcggaggtctttcaaaCCACCTTCTGTCacgctggagatgctggggattgaccctgggaccttcCATCTGCCCAGAtattgctctaccactgagccacaggcccatTCTGGTATGCAGACACAAGCGCTCAACCTGTCCATGGGTGGCGGTTTCTCCCCTCTACATCTATGGGAAAAGAGAGGTGAGTTGTGTCTGGGAGGCATCTGGCACACAGCCACACCCCTTGCGGCTCTGCTCCTCGCCCGTCCTCAACCGGGGCCGTGGGATACCTTGGGAGGATTCCTGCAGTGTCTGCCGCAACAGTTCTCCATCTTGCAGGATCCGTTCCTGGGAGCGCAAGGCGGCCTCCTGCGCCCGGGCGGCCTCCTCCGCAAGCTGGTGGGTGGACTCCAGCTGGCGGGCCACGTCCTCTGAGGCAGATGTCAGCCTGgtaagaggagaggaaggctgtGATCGCTCTGGACTGAGCACGGCTGAAGCCACCTGCTTCCGTGTTGCTCCAATGAGCATAAAATGGAACTAGGGCTAtcttttttgcaccccactttttactacccatagttgtcacaaagcggtttacaatcacctagccttcctctccttgcaacagacaaccctgtgagttaggtggggctgagagagctctgagagaactgctctgggagaacagctctaagagaaccatgactggcccatggtcatacagctggctgcatgtggaggaggcgtggggaatcagacccagttctccagatgagaggatGCTGCTGTTAGCCATGCCTGCTCTCTGCTCTGGGCCATTCGACATCTTTCCCTGCTGCCAGCTCCTTGCTTCCCCATCACACCTTTGGAAAAATTTTAAGAAACTGCTAAaacaaattgctttttttttttggaggggggctttCAACTGGGGTTGCTGGGAATTGAGCCCGGGACATACTGCATGTCAAGAAGATGGTCCCTCCCCAATGTTGGCATGTACAGGCAGGACGtcagctggggatgccagcctccaggtggggcctggggatcccctggaattccagctcctctccagactgcagagatcagttcccctggaggaaagggctgcttgggaggggggactctgtggccttggacccctctgagggtcagggatgccagcctccaggtggggcctggggatcccctggaattccagctcctctccagactgcagagatcagttcccctggaggaaagggctgcttgggaggggggactgtggccttggaccccactgagggtcagggatgccaggctccaggtggggcctggggatcccctggaattccagctcctctccagactgcagagctcagttcccctggaggaaagggctgcttgggaggggggactgtggccttggaccccactgagggtcagggatgccagcctccaggtggggcctggggatcccctggaattccagctcctctccagactgcagagatcagttcccctaaaggaaagggctgcttgggaggtttCCACTGGGCCTTGGACCCCTCTgaagtccttgtcctccccagcctccatccaaAAACCTCCAGGTGCTTccccaaccaggatctggcaaccctcccgtGAAGAGGCCTCCTTCCTCCTTGCTTCTTTGgccttccagttaaaaggaggagAAGACAGGGGATTTTACATGCAATACCTGCCAGTGAGCCAGAGTGATGAGTGATGAGCTCTAATTATCCCCCAAGGCGAAAATCCGCACCACTAAGCTTTTCCCCTGCATAGAGCTGTCTGTTCCAGATTTCCGCTGAGTCTCAGCCCTCCCGTGACAAGGAGAAGCAGATCTGATGGGCCGCGCTTCCCGAATTAGAGGGGCCTGTCACCTTGAAGCTAGTTTGTTTAGGGGAAAGCTGGAATGCTCCTTGTCGGcagcccactccctcccccccccctggaataaGCGCCCTACTTTGGGCTTGGGTGCTGCTGTTCCCAGCAGCTAACCTTAACCGGGGAGCGCCAAAGCAATACCAACAGGGAAGCATTTGTCCATACTGATAGGAGAgcgtttgccaacctccaggcggcaaCTGGAGATTAAGTACTACACCATACTGTTGTTTAAAAGTGTCAGCttcaatttctaatctggtgagctggatttgattcctcactcctctgcatgcagccagctgggtgaccttgggccagtcacagtccttttagagctgttcttatagagcagCCTCTCTtagccacacctgcctcacagggtgtctgttgtgggaaggggaaggtgattataaaccgcTCTGAGGtgccttaaggtagagaaaagaagggtGTAAAAACCAATGCTACGTGATTTGAATATCATACGCTAAAGAGAACCTTGTGTAATGGACCAGACTCAATATGATAACTATGAAATAAAATCTATATACAACTTCAATGTATATAATTTGCTTGAGGAGTCTTTTTGGAGAATCTGCGTGGAGAATGTTTCTAATGGAAAATAAACTGCTGATGTTTTGGGTCTTCCTCAGGGCAATTTTTTCCCCCACCAAGGTCAAACCTTTGCATGAAATAACATCAACAGCAACTTCAGATCCTCATAGTAGATGACATGGGATCCCCTTCTTTCAGGACACGGAAGATCTGAAGAAGACTCTCCAAGCAAATTTTATATATTGAAGTTATGTACAGACCATATTACATAGTTATTCTATTGGCTCTGGTCCATTTCATGGGATTCTTTCATTTGGTGACACCTGAAGATAGCCTGCTATTATAATCGATCTCCAGAAGAACAAGAtaatttcacctggagaaaatggttgctttggagagcagtctctactgcaggggtggccaaactgtggctctccagctgtccatggactacaaatcccatgagcccctgctggcaggggctcgtgggatttgtagtccatggacagctggagagcccatttggccacccctgccctatggcattataccctgctgaggtccctccgcaacccaaacctcaccttccccagaaTCTGCCCCCCAAaacatccaggtatttcccaacccagaggtgccAAACCGGCATACTGAGAATTAGCACCCTTTTTTCTGGCCCCTTTCCTGGCTGCAATTCCTTTGTGAATTACCACTATTTAGACTTCATTTGTGGCCAATTGAAGAAAagccatgtagaagaagaaaaattggtttctataccccacttttcactaccaggagtcttaaagcggcttccaatcgccttcccttcctctctccacaacagacatcctgttagttaggtgaggctgagattgatctgacagaactgctctatccggattgtgactagcccaaggtcacccggctggctgcatgtggaggagaggggaatgaaacctaTTGGTAGTTGATTATCTCGTACAGAGGTTCCCAACTTTTCTGAGTCCGTGGCCGCCTCTGGCATTCTGACACAgaaacaaccacaaaatggccaccgctaGAGGTgaggccagtcacaaaatggctgctggagttatcttcagtcacacagtgacgATCCTGgtgctgtggaggcagctgctACCCAAGCAAACATATTTGAAAAATGGCACAACCAATCTGAATCTCCAATGGTCAATTAGAAGCCCAGCTGGAAAAAACCTTTAACTATCCTTCCCACTTGCAAGAAATACTTGACAAGCCCCAGGAAAGGTATTGGTGGGACATGTTTGCATCATGTTGAAGAGCCACAGTGGCCTCAAAGGAACTGTAGGCCATGgagatctggaaagccacagtgggctcatgggaattataatccatggacatctggagagtcacagtgggctcatgggaattataatccatggacatctggagagccacagtgggctcatgggaattataatccatggacatctggagagccacagtgggctcatgggaattgtagtccatggagatctggagagccacagtgggctcatgggaattgtagtccatggagatctggaaagccacagtgggctcatgggaattataatccatggacatctggagagccacagtgggctcatgggaatagtagtccatggagatctggaaagccacagtgggctcatgggaattgtagtccatggagatctggagagccacagtgggctcatgggaattgtagtccatggacatctggagagccacagtgggctcatgggaattgtagaccatggacatctggagagccacagtgggctcatgggaattgtagaccatggacatctgaagagccacagtggactcatgggaattgtagtccatggacatctggagagccacagtgggctcatgggaattgtagtccatggacatctggagagccacagtgggctcatgcgaattgtagaccatggacatctggagagccacagtgggctcatgggaattgtagaccatggacatctgaagagccacagtggactcatgggaattgtagaccatggacatccggagagccacagtgggctcatgggaattgtagtccatggacatctggagagccacggtttggccacccccaagACGCCTTTGATTTCTCCCAGACGACCCTGTGTCCTTTCCTCCGTGGGGTACCAGGGAACGGCAGCTGCCATCCAGAGGAAGACGGTCTGGGTCCCCTGACCTGAGGACGGTCTTTTGGGCTCGTTGCTGCCAGGCCTCGTTCTGCAGGAAGTAGCAGATGCTGTGAGCGTGGGTGAAGAACTCTGTGTAGACGCCAAAGGCCACGGAGTCCATGTCCTGTGTGCAGTCCCGGAttgagctggcaggggcgcacGGCGGGAAAACCTTGCCAGACCTGTCCAGGAGAAGAATCCATGCATACGAACGtaagagaggccatgttggatccAAGCCATAACAGTAGAAATGCATCTCAGAAGCCTCTAGCAAATGAGGGAACAAAGCCCTTGAATCGGTGCCCGGAAATTCCTGTCTAGCTCCTTATTTGGAGAATGCGTATGCTGCCGTTCTAGAGCTTTCTTGAGGCAGCGCACAGCTAagaaaataagaacataagaggagccatgttggccCTTGCAGTCCattgctctgtgtcacacagtggcccaaacccaggggccctcaggaggtccaccagcagggccagaattccagaagtcctccctctgtccccccccccaagcactaacaatacagagcatcactacgGAAGACCCAAGAgcataggagaagccatgttgggtcaggccaatggcccatccagcccaacaatCAGTGGCTAAAACcaaggagccatcaggaggttctCCAGCAAGGGCAGAACTCCAACAGCCCTCCCACAGTagccccccaaacacccagaaTACGGAGCATCACTGTCCCTAAGAGAAGTCACATTGGATCGGGttaatggcccatctagtccaaccctctgtgttaTACAGTGGCTAAAATCTTGGTGCTgctaggaggtccaccagtgtggccagaactccagaagccctcccacaatGGCCCTCCAAACAccgagaagacagagcatcactgccccagaccctGTTTGCCCCTTGGTcaggtccctccctcctccaaccccAGGCTCCCCttcgaaatctccaggaattttccaacctggagtcaCTGAGCCTAATTTTTAGGGCAGGATCACACAAACTCTGTCCTGGGGAATTTCTGGAGCTCTTGGGGTACAACCAGGGGAATCCATTTGGGTAACCTGGACATGttgcagttctgggagatctccaattGCTGCCTGGAGACTCACAAGCCAAGAAGAACCGAATTCATGTCCAGTGGCCCcattcagaccaacaaagctccTATCCTAggatgatcttaaaggtgctgctggactggcTCCACTGCTTCCAACCAAAATGGCTGCTCACCTGAACCCCAAGAGAAGAGACGCCCAGGCCTGTTTTCACCCCCCCGTCCCCTCAAGGCTTACCTTTGGAGGTGGCAATGCGCAAACGCCAGCGCGATCCGGCTCTGCTGCTCCTCACCCAGCTCCTTGCAccccccctccagctgccccAAGGCCTCCGTCCAGCACAGACCATAGCGGGGGTGTCGAGCCAGCTCACGGGCCCTTTGCAAACGGGTCCGCCCTTCCGACACCACCCCAAGGTCTGGAGCGACCAGAGACCACAGCCTGGGCCAGGAAGATGTGATCAAGAGCAACGTTACTAAGATGCCCATCTTGGCTCCACAAGCAGGTTGGCTAGAGGGCCCAGCAGGGCCCCAATTTATAGATGACTGGCAGGTTAACATTGAAGGGTGGGgcttgcggggagagggaggtggagctCCAGGCCCCAGGTCTCTTAAAGGTGGAGGGGCCACAAGCTTTGGTCTAGGAaagagctggggggaaaaaagagttggttcttatatgccgcttttcgctacccaaaggagtctcaacgcggcttacattcaccttccctttcctctccccacaacagacaccctgtgagggaggagagtgtCAGAgtggttgagagagccttgatatcactgctcggtcagaatagctttctcagtgccgtggggagcccaaggtcacccagctggctgcatgtgggggagcgcagaatcaatccCAGCCAGATAAGTagtcaccacaccaagctgggaagGACAAGATCCATCGTGCCCAGAGGTAGAGTGAAGAGAGACGTTCTTCTTAAGTGCCATCAGGTTCCGATTTACGGCGACCCGATGAATGCACAACCTTCTTCCTATTGTTATCcttcttcctgcttctttccttcAGTCAGTGCATCTCATATTGGCTCTCCCTCTTTTCCCACTACATCCAATGtgttgtcttttccagtcttCTCAGAAGGTGACCAAAGCAGAAAGGGAGAGATTACCGTTGAAAACAAGAGCCAATCAAAAGGAGCAATCAATCCATTCACGGTGGGGGTGGGCCACACCCAACTGTTGACAGATAAACCCAGTGGGATTCGAAGTGAATCTGACCTAATCGTGAAATGGCTAGGTgaggagtcatagaatcagaatcataagagttggcagggacctccagggtcatctagcccaaccccctggacaatACAAGACACTCACAAATACAAGATGTGCAACACTGCCTCTCCCTTAGGGAGGACCTCTCAGTTGCTGTAGCTGCTAACATGGAATAACTTCCCAGGGAGGTGCACCCTTGTACCCTAATTTTGGTTCTTTGGAAGAAGTGCTTGTCCCTACCTGAGATAGTCCCGAAGCGACttccaaacaccttccccttcctctctgcacaacagacaccctgtgagaaaggtggggctgagagtgctctgactcaactgctctgcaagagaccagtgactagtccaaggtcacccagctggctgcacctggaggaggagtggggaattaaacctgattcttcagattagaggcagaTTAGCAAGCATtggaagatggttttatttaggattgcGTTCGACTCAAGTGAGTCTTAAACTGTGGTTTTAAATTTTGTGTCGAGCTCCATGCAAACGAAAGTTGatccccaaaattaaactttgctggtcttcaaggtgcctctgggctcTGACCCtactaattcagaccaacatggtgacccaccagAAGCCATCTGTACTCTGCATTAtgttttttatttacattttaagccaccttgaactCCATTGTTTCAGATAAAAGAAACAGATCCCATCAAGACCAAACTCACCCTAGAAACCGGTTCAAGAATTTGCAAATTCGGTTCTGACTTTCTGGAGTCTGGTGCCCCCTGCTGACCAAAGCAGTGGAATTGCATCAAAACAGTGAgctcttttgtatttttttaaaaacaggaaacagGTTTTTAATGAAGAGATGCCCTTGATTCGTAGATATAAATCTGTAACCTCATATTCATACTTGGAAGTATATTTACCCTACAGGTAAGTGGGGCTTCAGATAGGCCAGGGCCTTTTACTGTAGTTGCTCCCCCTCCGGCCCAGGATCAGATCAAtttttgggaaactcctggagatttgggggtggagcctttgagggcagggacctcagtgggacagaGTACCATAGAgtacaccctcccaagcagctattcttctccaggtgaactgaactctgtagtttGGATATAAGCTATAATTCTGGAAGTTCTCCAGACCTcacctagaagctggcaaccctatgccattTCATGCCGCCATTCTATGGCAGCCCTTTGAGCAAGGAGTGTGGTATTTTTGACACCCAGTAGAAGGGGCAAAGGTAAGCGTCACAaccttgaattttatttatttatttatttatttggatttttatactgccctttccctACGGCTGTGGGCGGCATGGAACCTTGCACaaaattacatggaacattgttattgttgttagggtcaaagtcgtgtctgacccatcgcgaccccatggacaatgatcctccaggccttcctgtcctctaccattccccggagtccatttaagtttgcacctactgcttcagtgactccatccagccacttctttctctgtcgtccccttcttcttttgccctcgatcgctcccagcattaggctcttctccagggagtccttccttctcatgaggcggccaaagtatttgagtttcatcttcaggatctggccttctaaagagcagtcagggttgatctcctctaggactgaccggtttgttcgccttgcagtccaagggactcgcaagagtcttctccagcaccagagttcaaaagcctcaattctttgacgctcggccttccttgccacaacaaggcagcgatccttgaaggggggacgTTTATTGTACAAGTTTGTTATTTTCTgatctttaaaaataatctttttatATTAAGCTTCCATGTTTAagtcatatttattttaattgtttgttaACACACTTACTCTAATTTAACTGACAGCCAGcacggtgtcgtggttaggagtgcggacttcgaatcttgattcccagctccccctccacatgcagccagctgagtgaccttgggcttgccatggccctgacagagctgttctggccaagccgtaatatcagggcccactcagcctcctcagcctcacctccctctcagagtgtctgttgtggggagaggaaggcgattggaagccaatttgagactcacggtagagaaaaatggtgtataaaaaccaactcttcctcttctgcttttgtCATCTTGGTTGTTATGGCATAAGGCTGCAATAATAAACTTATTTACTGTAAAGGTAAAATTAATATGCAGAGATTAAACTTtttttgtatctgatgaagtgagcagtTACTCCcagaggttcatagaatcatagagttggaagggatctctatgGTCATCTAATCCgcccctctgcacaatgcaggaactacctgcccacccacagtgacccaaattttaTGTTTGAGTGATCTCCTCTCcacaatccagcctggcctggaatttacctaccatcccacagtggcaatcagcaattccctgggtatgcaaggaagggccccaagagacaaacactggaacatcccttcctgcccaccatctgcctaagttaataaaatccgcatttctgtcagatgacttatctagcctctgcttaaaaacaccCAAGGCACATTGCCAGCCCCTAAGTCCAGCTTGGAAACATGCCATCCTCCAGGtctaacctggagatctccaggagttaCAAGCGCTCTACAGtctacaaagatcaattccctAGGAACTTTATGGCACTACATCCTGCTGAGATCACTCCCATCCCCTAAGTCCACCTCTGAATAACCAGGCGCTTCCAAACACCCTGTTCAAATGTTGGCAGCCCTGGCTAGTGACAGACAGGAAACAGGATATCTGCAATCGCAGGTGACCtacaggcaccacctggagattggcaacggAATTTCCAGGCATCCTTCCATAAAAAGCCTCCTTAACCACCTGGTTCAACACCTACATTGGCCCATAGCAATAATCACGCGAGAATTCAGGCGAATTCCCGCGCGATTACATCAGccggccacttcccccctccctttgttttATTCTCGAGGCTGGCCTTCCCAGATCGCGCGATGTTTCGCGGCCAGACAACACGCGCCGCTCTTTCGTTTCCCCTGCAGGCGAAACGACTGTCATTTCCGCCTGACGTCATCACCGGCGCTCTCGCGAGACCCCCCTCAGCCCTTTGACTGGCAAACTCTCGCGGGAGCTGGTTCCCAGAAGCCTCGCCTTTTCCCTCAGGGTCCCTCAACGGAGGCATTGGTCTTATCCCAAGCGTAGCCCTCCCCGCGTCGATGGCGGCCTTCTCCACCTCGTGAGGGCGGCGCTAAGCGACGGAGAAGGTGTCCCCCGCCAGGACCCTAAACTCTCGCGTGTCTTGGCTGCGCTAATTCTCGCACGATCGAGAGGGAGGGCGGGGGGTCCCGTGGCAGGTTCTCGCGAGACGCGATttgagaaaaaaatcaattttctcGCAGTCGCGAGGCCTCCCGCTTCGCCCCGTCCCTTCTCGATTTTTTCACCCTCCGGCCTCCCAACGAgggggcaaaaaaacaaaaaaatcccctcAAGCGGCGAGCGTCCTTCAAATCTCGCGAGAGTTCCCGCTAGTCTCGCTATCGCGGGATCAAACCCTTCTCTCGCGAGACCCGACTTTCCGCCATCATTAGCTTCGCCCTCCTCCTCGGCGGCTCTGGCGCTTCCCTCTCAGTTATCGCGTCTCTTCTTCGCCCGGCTCTACCCGGCGGTGAGTTCTCGCGCGACTTGGCCGGGGCTGAGGCTCGGGGGGCTGCTGTTAAGATG
Proteins encoded:
- the LOC143833586 gene encoding uncharacterized protein LOC143833586 isoform X1, coding for MLTCQSSINWGPAGPSSQPACGAKMGILVTLLLITSSWPRLWSLVAPDLGVVSEGRTRLQRARELARHPRYGLCWTEALGQLEGGCKELGEEQQSRIALAFAHCHLQRSGKVFPPCAPASSIRDCTQDMDSVAFGVYTEFFTHAHSICYFLQNEAWQQRAQKTVLRLTSASEDVARQLESTHQLAEEAARAQEAALRSQERILQDGELLRQTLQESSQGIRQAFHDLQDSAVEQRVVFAEIFNHVAFLHHFVVGKSNAVYSILFHFVSLAVVLALTSSQRTSGARFILLVLVGVSIYLESVICSFLVNNLDGGHDVTESLSFWVGLSRWGFAALSLAIVVYFVWSYKDPVRQSREVLANLQETQVEFRRLLQETERLLVERDLLFHGSGLSASNEMSFDSGVSEQPSSSEYRAEVTEVQVEKHQVATVWASTPKRRGRSPSRTARSPSRQRSRTWGVRPTEPLMIPIPLEGAVPYNLRRRRSPATPRHPKHF